In Candidatus Desulforudis audaxviator MP104C, a genomic segment contains:
- a CDS encoding PH domain-containing protein codes for MKTKKVFKMAPWDIWVKFSTGLLILLFLYFLYLLGQSVLHLTHFGRELHPMDFTAAGIVGGVLLLLYVFSPRRYIVDAEQLVIKRAVWSISIPYNNILVIEATDNAGILWWWWVVLGNNGFTSYWGLFLGVGEGEMRWVRVYATNLKRMVRVKTADGKKTYYLSPADPEKFVVAIKEHLR; via the coding sequence GTGAAGACGAAAAAAGTCTTTAAAATGGCTCCGTGGGATATTTGGGTGAAATTTTCAACTGGGTTACTCATCCTTCTGTTTCTGTATTTTCTGTATTTATTGGGCCAATCAGTTTTGCACCTCACTCATTTTGGTCGTGAGCTACACCCGATGGATTTTACTGCTGCTGGGATCGTAGGTGGGGTATTATTGCTCCTTTATGTTTTTAGCCCGCGCAGATATATTGTCGATGCGGAACAACTAGTTATAAAAAGAGCGGTATGGTCAATCTCTATTCCTTACAATAACATCCTTGTTATAGAAGCAACGGACAATGCAGGGATTTTGTGGTGGTGGTGGGTTGTTTTGGGTAACAACGGCTTTACAAGTTATTGGGGATTATTTCTTGGAGTAGGCGAGGGTGAAATGAGGTGGGTGAGAGTGTATGCCACAAATCTTAAACGAATGGTTCGGGTTAAGACTGCCGACGGCAAAAAAACATACTATCTTTCCCCCGCCGATCCGGAAAAATTTGTCGTCGCCATTAAAGAACACCTGCGCTGA
- a CDS encoding radical SAM protein, whose product MLDFGVIPHSLAFLLTYNCNFLCDHCSVSVGPDRREVLAADDMWQVIEQAYILPSIRVAVFTGGEPTLHPDLLQEGIKLAREKGLITRLVTNAWWAETGKGV is encoded by the coding sequence ATGCTTGATTTTGGCGTGATTCCACACAGTTTAGCTTTTCTTCTGACCTACAATTGTAACTTTTTGTGTGATCATTGTTCTGTTTCCGTCGGGCCGGATCGCCGGGAAGTGCTGGCAGCGGATGATATGTGGCAGGTCATAGAACAGGCTTATATTCTGCCGTCTATTCGGGTGGCGGTTTTCACGGGCGGCGAGCCCACTCTTCACCCGGATCTCCTGCAGGAGGGGATAAAACTGGCGCGAGAAAAAGGATTAATTACCCGCTTGGTGACCAACGCCTGGTGGGCCGAAACCGGAAAAGGCGTATGA